The DNA sequence AAGGAGGAGATAAAATGAGAACGACCCCGGTAATCATCAGTGGTTTATTCAGGGATACAAGACAAAGGGGGGATATGACTCCTTATAAGACCCTTGCAGAAATTAAATCCTGTTTAAAACTGAATCCACAATATGGTGAAGAACTGATATTCTTTGCAGCTGATGACTGGTGTGCTAAGAAGTTATCTTCTTTAGGTTTGTATGTTGAAAAAATTATGGACGATGCCCCGCAAATTGCTAGAATTGAAGCCAACACCAGGATGAAGTTCTGGATGTGCAACTGGGCCTTGGAAGAATTCGGTGAATACCTGTGGGTGGATTGGGATGCAATATGTTTGAAATGGCCGGATAATCAATTCTGGAAAACAGTCCGAAAAAGTGGCAATCCCAAGTTCACCTATATCCGAAATTACTGGGCGAGGGTCAATTGCGCTGTCCATTACGCCAGTTCCAAATTAGGGGACCTGCGGGAGTATGTAGGCATTCCTCTCGAAGAACCAAATGATGAATTGATTTGGATGAAAATCCTATCAGAAAAAGGAATATTTGATGATGATATCTGGCTGAATGAAATGACTGTTAACATCTGGCTTGAAAAAGACCTTGACCTGATTACACCGAATACTTACTTTGCCCATGTCCGGAATGTTGAGCTGGGAGAACATTCAATTCAAAAATACCGTGAGGTTGTTACCCAATGACAAACTGGAAATACAGTCACCCCCATCCAAAAGGTACACATCATTTAGATGAAACAGGTAAGCCTTTATACTCTTATCATTTCAACTGGGTACTACCATTCCATGAACCAGGACTTGCCCCGGTCGGTGACAAAACCGGTGCATACCACATGAAACCTGATGGAACTCCTGCCTATGACCAGAGGTTTGACCGAACCTTTGGTTTCTATCAGGGGAGAGCTGCAGTTATTAAAGAACATAGGTCGTTTCATATTCTACCTGATGGTATTCGGTTATATGAACGCGATTGGGCCTGGTGTGGAAATTTCCAGAATAACAGGTGTCCTGTCAGGGATGAAAAAGGAAATTATTACCATATCAGACTGGATGGAAGCAAAGTTCCCAATGGTCCGTGGGTATATGCCGGGGATTATAGGGAGGGTGCGTCGGTCGTCCGTGGGAAAGATGGGCTATGTCGTCACATCAACCCTGAAGGCGAACTCATTCATAATAAAGCATTCTTCGACCTTGACGTATTTCATAAGGGCTTTGCCAGGGCAAGGGATGCTGAAGGGTGGTTCCACATTGAAAGGGACGGGGATGATATTAGCCATCGAAGGTATGAGTATCTTGAGCCTTTCTACAATGGCCAGGCTTATGCCAGATTGAAAGACGGCTCTGTTGTAGTCATCAATGAGAATGGAGAAATAACGGCAAATGTCCCAACTTCAGAGCAAGAGAAATTTCATAGGCTTCATGATGTTGCAGTATCATATTGGATTCCTTTTGCAATTAAACTAGGATTCGATGCGGGACTGGCCAGAGGAAAACCTTCAATTGAAATCGACGACCGCGGAAAAGAAGCAATAAGGAACGCATGGATTTCACTTGGACTATTGGATGAAGATACCAGTACCTTGACTCCCTTTGGAAAACAACTCGAACTAAACACCATCATAAGGGACAGATTTGACTTTTGGCTTGGACCACAATTAAAACCGTGGATTGACGCCTTAACTGGTCAAGATGTAAAGAAAGGATGTGACTTTTTCGAATCGCTGTCGTCAAATCAAAAGATTGTTTCTTTGACTCAGAGGGTATTGGACTCATATGCTAAATTTGATTGGAGGGGCATTACTCATCTTATCAAATTAAAGGGAAGTAAAATGGTTGTTGACCTCGGGGGTGGAAAGGGTGCTCTATTAAAAGAGATTATCCAATCCCCTTATGTTGAGAAGGGTATTCTATTCGAGCGTCCGGAAGTAGCCAGACTAGTTGATAGTCAAGAGAAAATGGAAATTGTTGGTGGTGACATTTTTTCAGACATACTACCTGTAGGCGACCTATATATTCTCAGCCGCGTTCTCCACGATTGGGATGACAAGAAAGCTATACAAATCCTCCGAAACGTAGCGAAGTCATCAGGTAGTGAAGCTCGTCTTTTAATCATTGACCGTATATCATCAAATAGGGGTGACTATGGGCTTCTCGACCTCAACATGTACCTGATAACTGGTGGGCGAGAGCGCAGTCTTGAAGATTGGAAAGGATTGATTAAAAAAACCATATGGAATCTTCGAAAAAGTGAGCCTTTCAGTGGCCACTTCATAATGGAATTGGAAAAGGTCGATAGCAATGTCTGAATACAAAATCACGAGGTGGGATGTCAATGACAAAATACCAAAGGAAGGCATATTACTAATCCGCCATGGCCCAAGAGAAGGGGGCTCATTCCCCGCAAGAACCACACCACTCTCTGAAGAGGGAAGGTTTGCCAGTTTAAATTTTGGAAAAAAATGGGATGGGCATAAACCTAACTGTATAGTTGTGAGCCCTGTTCATAGGTGCGGCGAAACAGGCAAACTAATAAAAAAAGGAGCCAACTGGAAAGTCAGTATCTATGAATCAAACATGCTAGGAGACCACGGACCCTTCATGATAGACCTAAAATTATTTGAGAAAACAATAAAGTGTTCAAATCATAGGAATTTGGGGTACTATCTCAGACGCCATATAGGGGGATATGATGTTCCTGGCATGCTGCACCGTGACCTCGGAAGCAAGAGATTACTCTCCGACCTTACTTATTTCAATGACCGAGGAGGACTTACATTGGCAATCTCTCACGATTCAATAATAGCAGCTATACTTGCATCTGATGGAAACAATACTGAGCCATGGCCTGAGCCATTATGCGGTGCAATAATAAGATTCTGATAAAATAACGGGGCTTATGAGCAGTTGGACAAGCTGGAGTTGAGCCTAAAGACCCATGTTTTGACACTATAGGACAGGTGGGCTGAATGAAGATTAAATTTTGGTTATAAGAAGGCAGAAAAGTGGAAATACTTGTTACTGGAGGAGCGGGTTATATAGGCTCCCATGCAGTGAAGGCTCTTGCGGAAGCCGGCTACACTCCAATTGTGCTGGACAATCTTTCTCAGGGACATCGGGAGTCTGTCAGGCAGGGTGTATTCTATCAAGGAGAATTGGGCGATACTGCTCTACTCAAAAAGATATTCACCAGACATGATATAGAAGCTGTGATGCACTTTGCAGCTTTAGCCTTGATAGGAGAGTCTATATCAGAGCCAGCGGAATACTATGAAAATAATGTTATCCAAACTTTTAGGTTTCTAAAAGAGATGGTTAAGCATGATGTAAAGAATTTTATATTCTCCTCCACCTGCGCAGTTTATGGCATTCCAGAAGAAATTCCAATACCCGAAGAGCATCTGAGAGCACCTGTAAATCCCTATGGAAAAACCAAGCTTGCTGTTGAGTACATGCTTGAGGACTTCAGCAGAGCCTATAATATTAAATATGTTTTCCTGCGCTACTTTAATGCTGCCGGGGCTGACTACAGAGCAGGTATAGGCGAAGACCACTCCCCCGAGACTCATCTTATACCTATTGTTCTTGATGCTGCCATTGGAAGAAGGAAAAAGGTTAATGTATTTGGAACAGATTATCCTACCAGAGATGGCACCTGCATCCGAGATTATATTCATGTGACAGACCTTGCTCAGGCGCATGTGCTTGCAGCGAAATACCTGAAAGAAGACAGAGAGAGTGGTGCCTTCAATCTTGGCGTAGGTCAGGGATTCTCAGTTAGAGAGGTGATTGATGTTGCTGAAGAGGTTACAGGGAAAAAGATAAGCGTATCGGAAGCACACAGAAGAAAGGGAGACCCACCAGTTTTAATCGCTGATAGCACGAGGGCAATA is a window from the archaeon BMS3Bbin15 genome containing:
- the tcmN gene encoding multifunctional cyclase-dehydratase-3-O-methyl transferase TcmN is translated as MTNWKYSHPHPKGTHHLDETGKPLYSYHFNWVLPFHEPGLAPVGDKTGAYHMKPDGTPAYDQRFDRTFGFYQGRAAVIKEHRSFHILPDGIRLYERDWAWCGNFQNNRCPVRDEKGNYYHIRLDGSKVPNGPWVYAGDYREGASVVRGKDGLCRHINPEGELIHNKAFFDLDVFHKGFARARDAEGWFHIERDGDDISHRRYEYLEPFYNGQAYARLKDGSVVVINENGEITANVPTSEQEKFHRLHDVAVSYWIPFAIKLGFDAGLARGKPSIEIDDRGKEAIRNAWISLGLLDEDTSTLTPFGKQLELNTIIRDRFDFWLGPQLKPWIDALTGQDVKKGCDFFESLSSNQKIVSLTQRVLDSYAKFDWRGITHLIKLKGSKMVVDLGGGKGALLKEIIQSPYVEKGILFERPEVARLVDSQEKMEIVGGDIFSDILPVGDLYILSRVLHDWDDKKAIQILRNVAKSSGSEARLLIIDRISSNRGDYGLLDLNMYLITGGRERSLEDWKGLIKKTIWNLRKSEPFSGHFIMELEKVDSNV
- a CDS encoding histidine phosphatase superfamily yields the protein MSEYKITRWDVNDKIPKEGILLIRHGPREGGSFPARTTPLSEEGRFASLNFGKKWDGHKPNCIVVSPVHRCGETGKLIKKGANWKVSIYESNMLGDHGPFMIDLKLFEKTIKCSNHRNLGYYLRRHIGGYDVPGMLHRDLGSKRLLSDLTYFNDRGGLTLAISHDSIIAAILASDGNNTEPWPEPLCGAIIRF
- the galE_2 gene encoding UDP-glucose 4-epimerase, which gives rise to MEILVTGGAGYIGSHAVKALAEAGYTPIVLDNLSQGHRESVRQGVFYQGELGDTALLKKIFTRHDIEAVMHFAALALIGESISEPAEYYENNVIQTFRFLKEMVKHDVKNFIFSSTCAVYGIPEEIPIPEEHLRAPVNPYGKTKLAVEYMLEDFSRAYNIKYVFLRYFNAAGADYRAGIGEDHSPETHLIPIVLDAAIGRRKKVNVFGTDYPTRDGTCIRDYIHVTDLAQAHVLAAKYLKEDRESGAFNLGVGQGFSVREVIDVAEEVTGKKISVSEAHRRKGDPPVLIADSTRAINVLRWKPEYSSLEDIISSAWEWHKRRFRCEVNQEKPYVH